A window of Miscanthus floridulus cultivar M001 chromosome 12, ASM1932011v1, whole genome shotgun sequence genomic DNA:
atgtctcttcgtctatgaatgcaagaaataagaagaagagagttcatgatgtataatcaaaattatggcactgtcgtttaggacatatttcgagggagataatagagcgattgattaaaaATCAATTCTTCTGCCATTAGAATTTTCAAATTTAtaacaatgcattgattgcataaaaggaacgtatgttaagaaaataaagaaagatactAAACGAAGCGcagaaattttagaaataattcacatagacatctatgttccttttcctgtgaagagtgtggatagagtgtggatggttatgattcatttataacattcacagatgattattcttgttatggctacatttatccaattagggaaagaacagaagcattggataaatttaagatatttaaggctgaagtagaaaatcagcacaatttaaAAATTAAGATAGTAAGATCTGACCGTGGGAGCAGTAttacggtcgacacaccccatgtggccaagttcctggaccttttgctaggttcttataggaaaatgACATAGTTGCCCAGTACTCTACACCGGACAAGCCTTAGCAGAGtgaagtagctgaaagacgcaatcgtacttTATGGATATGGTgtgaagtatgataagttactctactctaccgataagtttatggatggaggcgttaaaaaccgccattcatattcttaatcgagtgccaagcaagtcggtgcccaaaacaccgtatgagttgtggacatgaAGAGAACCCTCACTtactatttacgtgtgtggggttgttTAGCTGAGGTTAAAGTCTTTAACGCAAaaataggaaagttagactcctaGACAGTCAGCTactatttcattggctacctagaaaagtcaaaatgttatcgcttctattgtcctaacagacatacgaaGAGGCCGAGGGTTGAATAAGGCAGACACAAAGACTTGGATCGAGGGACCAAGAGGCTGAGGACGGATCGTGGATAACACACATTAATTAGGCACATGTAAGAATAAGAGTACATAGATGATGGTGTTCACCAAAGCTAACGTTGTTATAGCCAAAGTACCAGTAATTAAATTATTGGTAGTAAACTACCGGGGCAAATGCACACCATTGCCGGTTTTGTAGCCAACAACAACCGATAGTGTTGCTCATGTGCCGCTGCTGGCTGTTGGCTACAATTGCTAGTGATACTCATGTTTCATTGTTGATAGTAGCCAATAATAGGTAGTGAGCTACTTGTCCATTGCCGTTGCAAAAACCAGTAGTGATGGTCGATTTGAAGCCAATGGCGGTAGCTTGTTGTTTATTAATCCCTGATCCCATTTTACGAGGCGTAGTTTAGAATGACATAGTCTCATAAGTTATAATTTGACTATTCATttactttatattatattatcGTTAATGTTTATAAATTTATGATTATTGAATAGTACAGTTCCTTACAAATCTAAGCTACGAAAGTTTGTGTTATAATAGTTTAAAATTGTTAGCTAAATGATTGATCAAAGAGTCTAAAGTTTAAATCTTAATACGTGTGTGCCTCttgtaaggccttgtttggatattgtcggattcacctcaatccatatgtgttggagtGAAATTCAGTTCAAGTTTTACTCTAATCCAGCCTAATACATATGGATTGATGCGAATCCGACTATATCAAAACGAGATCTAAAAACGAACAGAGTAGCATGTATTCCAGTCAAAAACTTAAACTCGGATTAAAAACTACGCTTGGTTCAAAAGAAATAAAGCTATATTATTATTAGTTGGCGTTGTCACGTAGACGTATATCCTGCCTTTTCTAATATGGACGGTATTGCTTTGGCGAGAAAAGGGCGAATCTATGCTTTAAAAAGAACTTCACCGGATCAGTGGAGCATAAAGCAGCAGCAATATCGAAGAACATGGCTAGCACTAGCACGAAACTTCCCCCTCGTTGCAGAGCGAATAAGAGCACGCGCCGTTCACCTTCTCTTTTCTCTCGCGCGACCACTCCATCCTAGCCGGCGGTGCCTTCTCGTGCAGCTCCTGTCGCCCACTCGCCGTCTTCTGGGTTCGTGGCTGGCCGTCGGCGTCCGTACCCGATCGGACGGATCGAGACGCCTCTCACCAGATCCGTTCGTCACCGGCTTCGGGCAGTCGCTGCTGTCAGCCTCCCTCGAGTGCTGCCGTCCGTCAGTCCTTGAGGAGGCTCGACGGCCATGGAGGCACTGCAGTGGATTCTCTCAGCTGGGACCAATTTCTTGGAAGGGATCCAGCTGAGCAACGACCTGGTCCACCTCCAAGCCACCTTGCCCAAGGCTCGCATGCTCATCTGTCGCAGCGAGTGGGCCAAGTTCAAGGACAAGCAGCTCGCGAAGCTTCTCTCGCATCTCAAGGACACCACCTACGATGCAGAGGACCTTCTCCGCCAGCTGGATGATCAAGTGCTGCGGCAAAGGATAGAGGACGCTGATCGGAGCAGGGCAGGTCAACTCTTATCTTCCTCTCTGAATCTTGCCAAAACTTATATCCGTGGTAGCAAAGCAAGGATAAAGGAGACCCAAGAGAAGCTCGACAAGGTCGTGGCTGAGATCGAGGGGATGCTCAATCTTATGGGTCTTATGAGCGTTGAGCCATCGCAGATCATGCCGGAGACGAGTTCAATCATCAGTGCTCCGGAAGTTGTTGGTCGCGATGGTGAACGAAATGCATTGATCGAGATGCTTGGTGTGATGATTGGGCGTGAGGCCCAACGGGATCAGGTGATCGAACTATTGGGAGTGCCACTCAGCAGGGGTAGAAGATCTGCAGGGTCTAATGGGAAGAGAGCAACAGCTGGCAGTGGTGTCGCATCTACATCCAGAGCCAAGCAACCAAAAGGAAACAACGGCAGGGCTGGACATGCTGAGATTAACTGCAAAAGCAATGTTTCTGTCATCCCGATTGTTGGCATTGGCGGTGTGGGGAAGACTACCCTGGCTCGGTATATCTACAATGATCCAAGGGTGAAAAACCACTTTGGTGTGATGATATGGGTCTGTGTCTCAGACTTCTTTGACAAGAAAAGGATAACAAAGGAGATCATTGAATCCATCCCTGGGGAGGAAATCAACCCATCCTATTGTCTAAATGCTCTTCAGATCGAATTGATGGAGCGGCTCAAGATGTGCCCAAAATTCCTTTTGGTGTTAGATGACGTTTGGCCGAACGCTAATGCTGATTGGGAGGCATTTTATGCACCACTGAGGCGTGGACCTGAAGGCAGCATGATCTTAGTGACTACAAGATGTCCAGTGGTTGCTACTCGTGTGACCACAAGCAACTGTGAGCCTTTCCATCTCGAAGGATTGCCTACTGATGTATTTTGGGACTTCTTTAAGAAGTGTGCATTTGGTAGAAATGACCCAGAGTCATATCCTCATTTGCAAGATATTGGTCGGAGTATTTCGACTAGGTTGTGTGGGTCTCCTTTGGCTGCAAAAACACTCGGGCGCTTGTTGAGTATGAGGCTGACAGAACAACACTGGAGGACTATCCAGAAGAGTGAACTGTGGGAGCTACGGCATGAAGAGAACGAGATATTACCAGCCCTTCAACTGAGCTATTTGTATCTCCCAGAAGAGGTAAAGAGATGTTTCATGTTTTGCTCCATATTTCCGAAGAATTATAGCTTTGAAAGAGACAAGATAGTTGACATTTGGGTGGCAGAGGGATTTGTTGCGCCAGAGGGGAGCATGCGTTCTGAAGATGTGGGGATTAGTTACTTGGATGAATTGAGGAACAGATTTCTTTTTCAAGCTGATCCAAATTTCCCGAATAAAGCAAGATACGTAATGCATGACCTGATCCATGATATGGCAGTGTCCTTTTCTATGGATGAATGCTTTGTAATGCAAGATTTAAGCAACCGAATGCATAGTGCAGTCCGTCACATGTCAATTGAAGTGGATGGTGAATCCTTGACCAGAATGGGAGACATTCAACATTTCAATAAATTGCATTCGCTTAGGTTCAGAATCGGATTTGATGTTGAAATTACCTGGTTCAATCAGCTTTCCAACATTCTATATTTGAGCCTAAAAGGTTGCAAGCTGGTAAAGCTACCCGAAAGCATATGTGAATTGAATAGTCTCCGTTATCTTGATATATCTCATAGCACTGTACAAGAATTACCCGACAAACTCTGGTGCCTTTATAGCCTACAAGTTCTTGATGCAAGTCGTTCAGGTCTGAAAAGAATCCATCAGGATGTAACAAAGCTAATCAACTTGCGTCAGCTAGCACTTCCAGCGGGTGCCTCTCAAGCCTTATCAAGGGTCAGTGGTCTTGGAAATCTGTCTTGCCTACGAAACTTGAGTGAGTTCATAGTTGGAAAAGAGAATGGACGTGGAATTGGTGAACTGAAGTTCATGAATCAGCTCAATGGAAGGCTCGCTATCAGATCTCTTGGTAATGTTGGGAGTGAGGAAGAGGCTGCTGAGGCTAAACTTGTTGACAAACAATATCTCAAGGAACTTGTTCTACACTGGCGAGAGGGAGGATCTTCGTTGAAGAGCAGTGAGAATGGAGTGCTCAAATGCTTGCGTCCTCATTCAAGAATTAAATACCTTACAATCTATGGCTTTGCTGGTGATACGCTTCCAAGCTGGTTTAAACCAGAAGACTTACCAACTTTAAGAAGCCTGGATCTTTCCGATTTTGTTTGCTTTCAAAGTTTATCAATCCCCTGCTCTGCTGACGGAACACAAGCTGGTTTAACGGGGGATGATGGAACACAACATGCAAGCAGCAGCGGCAGTCACAACAATGGCATTGCCCCCTTTGCCTTTACATGCCTCACTGCTTTACGTGTTTACAGATGCATTAGGCTAACAAATCTCGAGCAGTTCTTGATCCCAGAGACACTGCCATCCATCAAGTCGATAGTGCTTGAGAACTGTTGGGATCTAAAATTAATACCTGTCCATCGTTTTGCTGAATTTGTTTGCCTACAGGACCTAAAAATCTGTGAATGTACCAAGCTGGAGTGCCCACGGGAAATGGTTTTGCCCACCTCTCTCCGACGACTCTGTATCGTGGCTTGCAATGAGCTGGAAAGGTCATTTCCAGCCTGCCTAGAGAACCTCACCTCTCTCACCCTCCTGCAGTTGGTTGCATGTTACCGCGTCAAGTGCATCCCGTTGAACTCGATCGGCTCAAACATGCTGAAATGCCTGGTTATAAGTCAGTGCCGGGAGTTGTCATCCATCGGAGGATTGCAGGGCCTTGCATCCATACAGCATGTCCAGCTATTTTGGTGCCCAAAGCTTACCGAGGTACAGCTGCCGTTCGAGAAGAAGGAACTGCAGACCGAAGAGGGGATGGAACTGCTCAAATTTCTTCACTAGATTAGTCGAAGTAGCTCTTGATGCTTACCTTCGTCACCTATGCGTGTATGGGTTCACTGTTCGTGGTCTGCCCAGTGCCCATTAGGCCATTACGGCAAATTAAGGGTGCTGCAAGTGACTGGTCAGTTCTGATGCTCCTCTTGTTTGTTACCAATACTCCTGCTGACTGCTGTTTTCTTGAATACAGTAATGATTGGTGGCTCTTTTGGCTTGTCAACTCGCAGGGTACGGTGGATCTCAAGTTGCAACTAACCTGCCAATAGGCAGTCATGTGGGATAGTCGTGGTGGCTCGTAGCCATCATGCCTGCGCTTCTCAAGGCTCGGTCTAGCAACCCTTGCTGTTTACTTGCGCGCTTCTGTCATGTACATACAACCAAGCTCATGTGTGGGTCAAGGCAAATGAGATCGAGTACAAAAGAAGGCGGTAAGCAGTACCGACGCAGGCATCGAACATACTGTGTATGAAACCTCAACAACTACGTTGCTCTCTACCCCAATTCCCCCGATGCCAATACCAGACTTAACTCTTCTCTGATCTCCTCAATCTCGACTTGTATATCTAGATCTAGTATCCGGTACCCGGGAGGCCGAGACACAGCATTCGCATGCACGCATGTGAGCATGCTGGGTGTTCAGAAATCAGTTTTGCTCCTGTGGTCTTTTCCATGGAACCTGCACCACTCTTGTAATTACTACTACTACTGTGCTGCACAGAAACATTTGGTTCTAGCACAATTACGTCACAAATTAGCAacctatgcaaaagttattataATTGGTGCAGTTTCATAACTTGGTGAACGCTTATCTATTGGCTATACTCGTTCGTCTGTGATTGTTGGAGGCCACACTATTTTTATTTCTTCATTAAAAAATGTATCGGCCTATTTGTATTGTGTGGAGCAGCACTGCAGCAGCGAGTGCGAGTCTTGAGTACAGCGAACTTAGGTTTATTtgatttcacaaagatgaactaATAAAGCTAACCGCAACACAGATGCCTTCAAATTCAAGATTAGGATGATTGGGGCCAGCCACAGTTCGTCTTTGTATATTCAAAGATGCAAAGTGTCCACTTGGCatcatagtttttttttcttccggAAGGCATGATATAATCTTCTATTATTGTTCTAGTATTGGCCGATTCTATTGTTTTATTTAGTATTTGGCCAACAAAAAAGAAACATCCACATTCATTCCCAAGGTCTAGAAAATTGCCATGTTGATTAGAGAAAATAAAATTAAAGTGCCCCTCTATTAGCGTATATTATCTATTTATAGCTAGCGTACTGTAAGCCTAATACCCTCTACCTGCTGATAAATTCCACACCACTGCCATTACACAAATTTTAACCTAGAAACACCATTATGCCGATTTCTCTATTACCAACACATGTCATTATAAAATGGCTTCTCAATTTACACTTGCTATAAGTGATTGAATCTTTGTTTCGGAATAAAAGGAAATTGAAAGTTGCAATTCAAATTATCTTTTGATATGGATATataatagaaaaaaaataaaaagaatcaGTATGAGAGTTAACAAAATTAAATAGGAAAGTTCAAAATATAAGACCCAAAAAAATTTGATATATTTTTTATTCTTTGGTTAACGCCATTAATGTGATCTACCTTCGGAAGTTTGGGTccataataatatatatatagctcAAAGTCATCATTAACCAAACCCCCAAAAAAAGATATGGCGTGTATATAGCTCATGGTGGAACAACTATTTTCGTTGACAACAATTGCTAATGCAGCTATTGACTTCAAAGTAAGACATGGGAGTCAAACTGATGACAAAGGTGCAAACTAATTTGTATATTTTGAACAGTGTTTTGAACCGTACTTTTTCAGTGAAGGAactatgtttttctctcacaataaatcagccaacaatattttttagcttgtcttttcagcgaagcgaacaaggCCACCTATGCAATTGTGTGAGTCGCCTTTGCTAATTTCTAATATACTTTTAATAAAACTGGAATAATTTAAAATTCAATTTTAATATTCATAGCAAATACATAGAATTTAGTCTCTGTAATCATCGCAATCATCGTATTGCATAAAAGGGTTATGCAGAATAGCGTATGCTTGCATAAGTCAATGCAATTTAGTGTTCTTTGGTTGAGTTGTATTACTCTGTTGCATTTGTCTGTGCCTCTGTTTGGTTGGGTGCACTAGGAGTTAGGCTGCATTTAGTTATGCATAGTTCTATGTTTGGTTGTTTGCACTAAATACACCAAGCCGGCAATAGCATTTTATCGAACACCCTAAGCGTGTGATCCTCTCTGGCGCCCACATCATATCTGTCGTCGTCTCGTTGAAGAGAAACTCTGGAGATGTCGGACTGACCAACGAGCGTTGGCGCGGGCGTGGTGCCTTCGAGCACGGCAGAGATGCTAGACTCCAAGCCAGAGGCAATACGCTCGGCCTAGGTGAATGAGTATGCAAGTCATCTTGCCTAGTGCCATgagatttttttaaataatatctTTTTAATGATTAATTGCAAATCTAGCATTTGATTGTAAGAATTGTAAATATAGTATGCTGTCGACTTCTGGATAGTAGATAGGGGCCCTATCGGCAACTGGTGGGCCGACAGGACCCTGTCGATGGCCCAGTAGCCGACTAGGTACCTGACCTTGCCAGACATGACAGCCCAGTGGATCCATATCGGTCCGATAGGCATGTCGGCACCCGGTTAATCGATAAGACCCTGTCGGCTATCCGAAGGCCGACAGGTCCTAAAATATCCACCGGTCATCTTCTCTATCGCGTTCTCCATGTCGCTCGCTCTTTCTCTCTCGCTCACCgacgcgccgccgcccgccgcgtgGGTGGCTTGGGCTCGCCGCCAGATCCGGCGGAGGACTTGCCGCCGTCACCGGCCCCATGGCCCGCGCGGGCAGCCACCCCCCACAGCGCCGCCACCGGCCCCCTGGAGGCAAGAACTCAGGtacgttttttttctttttttttagttagtttagtttaTTAGTTTAGTTAGGTTTTGTTAGTTTAGTTTTTTAGTTTAGTTCGATTTTGTTCGTTTGGTTTATTAGCTAGATTTAGTTTTAGGAGTACTTTTAGTTTTAGGGTTAGGTTAACTTTTAGAGTTAGTTATTAGTTTTTTTCTGTTTagggttagttagtttagttattaGTTTCTCTGTTTTTTTCTAGTTTTAGGGTTAGTTTTAGATTAGTTATTAGTTTTGGATGTAGTAGATTAGGGTTAGTTTTACGGTATAAATTTTAAGGGTACCTCAATTAACTTACATGATATTTTGCACGATGCGAACATGAATGTTGACCGATTTAGTCCCTTTTAGAATTTACTATGGTGAATCAGATATGGAGACAGCGGGGTAGACCTTACCGATTTCCGGTTGTTTGACATAGAACTTAATTCGCCACTAGATTACAGCCGAAAACAAGTTTTAGCCTAGCTACACGAGCACTTAGGTGTTCCGCCCACCCAACACGTACCATTTCAGGATTAGTATGTTGGTGCCTAAAAAATGGGAGAATGGATGGAGGTGGGAACTGTACGAGGCTCATATGAAATAGAGTTCTTGGCTCCGACAGTCGTATCGGCAACTGGGCTGCCTACTCCacttataatttttttttgttatcaGTTTATACTTTGTGCAGACTGCAGACGGCCATGCAATGCAGCGCGAATCAAAACGTTCGCTCAAGGTTTCATATATGCAAGCATGGGCGCTCATAAGCGTGTCCTTGCGCGGGTACTCGTCCGGCAGCCCATTTTCGCGTACACCGCGTGTGTAGAGGCCCGAGGTCATGCTATGCGGTTCACGTACCCTGTCGGTACTGCAGATGCCGACAGGTCCCTGGTTCGTGCCCACGAGGCTGCCGCGCGCACCCCGCCCAGCCGGAGCGAGGGCCAGACGCTGACCATCGTCCACTGCGTCTTCGTGTCAGGCTTCACGACGCTGTTCCTGGCCGCGCGCGTCGTGTGGCTGCTCTTCTTCCCCAGCTCTTGTTCCTGGCCGCTGTGAGGACGAAGCCACCCCTCGGGAAGCCACGAGATGCCTGCAGTGCGGATGCAACAGACTTGCAGTGCGGATGCAAATGCAAGCCTACATAGGTCGATACCGTAAAAATTGGGTGTACAGTGGGATGCAACGTGGAGGTTCTTTGAGGAGAGTGCTAGCCTGCATATTGGCTTGTGCAGGTAACCAATCAGAGACGGGTTGCACTACGGTGGCATGGATAAAAACAGGCCCGTGTGAATTAGAACCCCCAAGAGTGCACGTAGGGGCTACGAAATGTTGAAAGTCCATCCCGCACGGCCGCACTTTGGTAGTTGGGTTATATAGCTAACTTGGTCCATATGTGTCGCCCCACGCTGCCCAATCGTCCCCATCGGCCCATGTGCAGAACCGTGGCCCGCTCCTGGCCTTCAAGGCTTATCAAGTGCTCTAGTACTACTGGGCTACTACGTGCAATACCTGCTGAAGCAAGCAGTTGCTGTAATTTTAATTTTTTGGTTTTGGTAATCGGTAAGGCTTGTGCACGGAGCGTCCGGCCTTAGGCCCGTGGCCGAACACAGCTCCTGTTCGACGCACCAGCTGCACCGGCCCTAGGTGATCAGGTGCTCATACTTTACTCTCTCCGTCCataaaagaatacaattatggGTTACGTGTAAATCAAACTAGTTTAACTTTGATCAGGTTTATAGTGAACAATATCAATACATATGTCTTGAACTAATTTTATTACGAAAACATATTTCATAATCAGTTTCATGGTACTTATTTTGCATTATAATTGTTACAATATATTTTCATTTTCTGTCAAAGCACACCATTTTTCTTTCATATGAAAGTATCGTGCATCTAAACATTGGACGTATATTTCAATTCCACAATTCTTTTCAGCAAGGTTTCTATTTTCATCTACAATCACCTAAGTTTCATCGTCTAATTCCCAGGATTGCATCCAGCAGttttatactccctctgtcccaaaatagaagttaTTCTTGCTTCCCGAGAAAttaactttttaaaactttgaccaattatatataaaagaatattaatatttataatacataattagtatcattagatagatcgttgaatatagtttcataataaacttatttgaagatataaatgctgcacgtattttctacaaacctagtcaacGTTGAAAAAGTATGACTTACACGCTTTTCATAACGT
This region includes:
- the LOC136496531 gene encoding putative disease resistance protein RGA4; its protein translation is MEALQWILSAGTNFLEGIQLSNDLVHLQATLPKARMLICRSEWAKFKDKQLAKLLSHLKDTTYDAEDLLRQLDDQVLRQRIEDADRSRAGQLLSSSLNLAKTYIRGSKARIKETQEKLDKVVAEIEGMLNLMGLMSVEPSQIMPETSSIISAPEVVGRDGERNALIEMLGVMIGREAQRDQVIELLGVPLSRGRRSAGSNGKRATAGSGVASTSRAKQPKGNNGRAGHAEINCKSNVSVIPIVGIGGVGKTTLARYIYNDPRVKNHFGVMIWVCVSDFFDKKRITKEIIESIPGEEINPSYCLNALQIELMERLKMCPKFLLVLDDVWPNANADWEAFYAPLRRGPEGSMILVTTRCPVVATRVTTSNCEPFHLEGLPTDVFWDFFKKCAFGRNDPESYPHLQDIGRSISTRLCGSPLAAKTLGRLLSMRLTEQHWRTIQKSELWELRHEENEILPALQLSYLYLPEERDLLRQRGACVLKMWGLVTWMN